The proteins below come from a single Ovis canadensis isolate MfBH-ARS-UI-01 breed Bighorn chromosome 23, ARS-UI_OviCan_v2, whole genome shotgun sequence genomic window:
- the C23H18orf21 gene encoding UPF0711 protein C18orf21 homolog isoform X1 codes for MRQKHYLEAAAWKLRDSCPGQARYLLWAYSSSHDDKSTFEGTCPYCFQLLVQDKSRVRLKPKPKLTPRIQKLLNREARNYTLSFKEAKILKKYKDSKSVLLITCKTCNRTVKHHGKSRSFLSAVKSNPTTPMSKLSLKTPERKTPSSANLNHMSGSKGKSPALIFRTPASGQSTSICSSKHASKTKKHFSRLKMLLSQSESKKNPKMDFRNFLSSL; via the exons ATGAGGCAGAAGCACTACCTTGAGGCCGCGGCGTGGAAACTACGAGACAGCTGCCCGGGCCAGGCCCGCTACCTCCT CTGGGCCTACAGCTCGTCACACG ATGATAAAAGCACTTTTGAAGGAACATGTCCATACTGTTTCCAGTTGCTTGTTCAGGATAAATCTCGAGTGCGCCTCAAACCCAAGCCCAAACTGACACCCAGAATACAGAAACTTCTGAATCGAGAAGCAAGAAATTATACACTCAGttttaaagaagcaaaaattctgaaaaagtacAAAGACTCCAAAAGTGTGCTG TTGATTACTTGTAAAACATGCAACAGAACAGTTAAACATCATGGGAAAAGCAGAAGCTTTCTGTCAGCAGTGAAGAGCAATCCTACCACTCCTATGAGTAAACTCAGCCTGAAGACCCCAGAGAGAAAGACTCCAAGTTCTGCAAACCTAAATCATATGTCTGGTTCCAAAGGCAAGAGCCCAGCATTGATTTTCAG aacacctgcatctggacagtcaacatccatTTGTTCCTCAAAGCATGcaagcaaaacaaagaaacactTCTCTCGACTAAAAATGTTGCTTAGTCAGAGTGAATCCAAAAAGAATCCAAAGATGGACTTTAGAAATTTCTTATCTTCTTTGTAA
- the C23H18orf21 gene encoding UPF0711 protein C18orf21 homolog isoform X2 produces the protein MRQKHYLEAAAWKLRDSCPGQARYLLWAYSSSHDDKSTFEGTCPYCFQLLVQDKSRVRLKPKPKLTPRIQKLLNREARNYTLSFKEAKILKKYKDSKSVLNTCIWTVNIHLFLKACKQNKETLLSTKNVA, from the exons ATGAGGCAGAAGCACTACCTTGAGGCCGCGGCGTGGAAACTACGAGACAGCTGCCCGGGCCAGGCCCGCTACCTCCT CTGGGCCTACAGCTCGTCACACG ATGATAAAAGCACTTTTGAAGGAACATGTCCATACTGTTTCCAGTTGCTTGTTCAGGATAAATCTCGAGTGCGCCTCAAACCCAAGCCCAAACTGACACCCAGAATACAGAAACTTCTGAATCGAGAAGCAAGAAATTATACACTCAGttttaaagaagcaaaaattctgaaaaagtacAAAGACTCCAAAAGTGTGCTG aacacctgcatctggacagtcaacatccatTTGTTCCTCAAAGCATGcaagcaaaacaaagaaacactTCTCTCGACTAAAAATGTTGCTTAG
- the LOC138428095 gene encoding ribosomal biogenesis factor-like, which translates to MHMEEIKLDKYEKNIWMNSQLSSFSMIKEAYGFSSGHAWIWHHLEFEKLHKGIGGLTIAKNKLRGEKSRNVFHIASQKSFKVKNKVKPVTTNLKKINIVNDEKVNRVNKAFIDVQKELANFSKGLSLDPLQKQLLSQQCHEHVPVNVDEARRLMAHL; encoded by the exons ATGCACATGGAAGAAATCAAGCTAGACAAGTATGAGAAAAACATTTGGATGAATAGTCAGTTGTCTAGCTTCAGCATGATAAAGGaggcctatggtttttccagtggtcatgcatggat ATGGCATCACCTGGAATTTGAGAAGCTGCACAAGGGTATCGGAGGCCTGACAATAGCCAAGAACAAACTAAGAGGGGAGAAGTCCAGAAATGTATTCCACATAGCCAGCCAAAAAAGCTTTaaggttaaaaataaagtaaaaccagTTACCACTAACCTTAAGAAGATAAACATTGTGAATGATGAAAAAGTTAACAGAGTGAATAAAGCTTTTATAGATGTACAAAAGGAACTGGCAAACTTCTCAAAAGGCCTTTCCCTTGATCCCCTACAGAAACAACTGCTATCTCAGCAGTGTCATGAACACGTACCAGTTAATGTTGATGAAGCTAGAAGATTAATGGCTCACTTGTAA